One genomic segment of Pseudonocardia sp. T1-2H includes these proteins:
- a CDS encoding alpha/beta hydrolase — MRGVDERVLAHDDRSFRGPLSAAILPGSGSDGCFVRRAFEDVLRSVGVMLVAPEPDRSAAVVRRYRTALDQALSVVTATPGARLLAGGISLGAQVAARWAAERLDADPDLPVAGLLLALPAWSGTPEDAPAAAAARATAATVRAQGLDAAVAAARAGSPPWLADELERAWGGYGPALADVLDAAASTPGPTPCSLAGLHVPVGVAALRDDPVHPLAVARGWAQLLPRAALVTSRLDVFGTDPGVLGRAAVLGWLRARG, encoded by the coding sequence GTGCGCGGTGTCGACGAGCGGGTCCTGGCCCACGATGACAGGTCGTTCCGCGGTCCGCTGAGTGCGGCGATCCTGCCCGGTTCCGGATCGGACGGGTGCTTCGTCCGCCGGGCGTTCGAGGACGTGCTGCGATCGGTGGGCGTGATGCTCGTCGCCCCCGAGCCGGACCGCTCCGCAGCGGTCGTCCGGCGGTACCGCACCGCGCTCGACCAGGCACTCTCCGTCGTCACCGCGACTCCCGGGGCCCGGCTGCTGGCGGGTGGGATCTCCCTCGGTGCGCAGGTCGCGGCGAGGTGGGCGGCGGAGCGGCTCGACGCGGACCCGGACCTGCCCGTCGCCGGACTGCTGCTGGCGCTTCCGGCCTGGTCCGGCACCCCGGAGGACGCGCCGGCCGCGGCGGCCGCCCGGGCGACGGCCGCGACCGTGCGGGCGCAGGGGCTCGACGCCGCCGTTGCGGCGGCCCGCGCCGGGTCGCCGCCGTGGCTGGCCGACGAGCTGGAACGGGCGTGGGGCGGCTACGGTCCGGCGCTCGCCGATGTCCTCGACGCCGCCGCGTCCACCCCGGGGCCGACGCCCTGTTCGCTCGCCGGGCTGCACGTCCCGGTGGGCGTCGCGGCGCTGCGGGACGACCCGGTGCACCCGCTCGCCGTCGCCCGCGGCTGGGCACAGCTGCTCCCCCGGGCCGCGCTCGTCACGTCACGACTGGACGTGTTCGGCACGGACCCGGGCGTGCTGGGCAGGGCCGCGGTGCTCGGCTGGCTCCGCGCCCGCGGCTGA
- a CDS encoding OB-fold nucleic acid binding domain-containing protein codes for MASTDGGPFRRMLRKLTSDVDVLDADDLSEDAERSGAQRASECACGQEVTVFGRIRSVEFCPQSADATLQAELYDGTEGVTLVWMGRRRIPGIEPGRTMRVRGRISVRDGHKVLYNPYYEICQAQ; via the coding sequence ATGGCCAGCACGGACGGTGGGCCCTTCCGCCGTATGCTTCGAAAGCTCACCAGCGACGTCGACGTCCTGGACGCGGACGACCTGTCCGAGGACGCGGAGCGCTCCGGTGCCCAGCGCGCGAGTGAGTGCGCCTGTGGCCAGGAGGTCACCGTGTTCGGCCGGATCCGCAGCGTCGAGTTCTGCCCGCAGAGCGCGGATGCGACGCTGCAGGCCGAGCTCTACGACGGAACCGAGGGAGTGACGCTGGTCTGGATGGGTCGACGCCGGATCCCGGGCATCGAGCCGGGGCGGACGATGCGGGTTCGCGGCCGGATCTCGGTCCGGGACGGGCACAAGGTGCTCTACAACCCGTACTACGAGATCTGTCAGGCCCAGTGA
- a CDS encoding DUF3159 domain-containing protein encodes MTGGAAGNAGRDSEADTERTMRIPRVTAPLAEDPPTAPIGSPVTGRARHGRPASTPEPAGDEPRSAPTLMDQMGGISGIVASTIPVAVFVVANILSGLKPALIAAIVAGVLVAGWRIVRKQPLQPAVSGLVGVGVCAFIAYRTGEARGFYLPGLLYSAALALAFLVSIIVRWPLAGVVWHGINGHGQGWRKDPRMLRAYMWASGLWTLVFAARLVVQGWLYNANEDTWLGIARLAMGYPLIGVALLGTVWAVRRAGRDAPSAGGSTGTGADPS; translated from the coding sequence GTGACGGGTGGTGCGGCCGGGAACGCCGGCCGCGACAGCGAGGCGGACACGGAACGGACGATGCGGATCCCGCGGGTCACCGCTCCGCTCGCCGAGGACCCGCCGACGGCGCCGATCGGCTCGCCGGTCACGGGCCGGGCGCGCCACGGGCGGCCCGCGTCCACCCCCGAGCCCGCCGGCGACGAGCCGCGGAGCGCGCCCACCCTGATGGACCAGATGGGCGGCATCTCCGGCATCGTCGCGTCGACGATCCCGGTCGCCGTCTTCGTCGTCGCGAACATCCTGTCCGGGCTCAAGCCCGCACTGATCGCCGCGATCGTGGCCGGCGTGCTCGTGGCCGGCTGGCGGATCGTCCGCAAGCAGCCGCTGCAGCCCGCCGTCTCAGGCCTGGTCGGCGTCGGCGTCTGCGCGTTCATCGCCTACCGCACCGGGGAGGCGCGGGGCTTCTACCTGCCCGGACTCCTCTACAGCGCCGCGCTCGCGCTGGCCTTCCTGGTCTCGATCATCGTGCGCTGGCCGCTCGCCGGGGTCGTCTGGCACGGCATCAACGGGCACGGCCAGGGCTGGCGCAAGGATCCTCGGATGCTGCGCGCCTACATGTGGGCCAGCGGCCTCTGGACACTCGTCTTCGCGGCCCGCCTCGTGGTGCAGGGCTGGCTGTACAACGCGAACGAGGACACCTGGCTGGGCATCGCGCGGCTCGCCATGGGCTACCCGCTGATCGGCGTCGCCCTGCTCGGGACGGTCTGGGCGGTGCGCCGGGCCGGCCGCGACGCCCCGTCCGCCGGCGGGTCGACCGGAACCGGCGCCGACCCGTCCTGA
- a CDS encoding potassium channel family protein, with protein MRVAIAGAGAVGRSIARELVENQHQVMLIERELTQIDPSSVEEAEWVHADACELSSLEEAGVESCDVVIAATGDDKVNLVVSLLAKTEFGVRRVVARVNDPRNEWLFGENWGVDVSVSTPRMLAALVEEAVAVGDLVRLMTFRQGQANLVEVTLPSETRLAGRPVKDLKLPPDSALVTILRGGRVIVPQADDALEPGDELLFVATAAVEEEIRSAVVDGP; from the coding sequence ATGAGAGTGGCGATCGCCGGGGCCGGCGCGGTCGGCCGGTCCATCGCCCGGGAGCTGGTCGAGAACCAGCACCAGGTGATGCTGATCGAGCGGGAGCTGACCCAGATCGACCCGTCGTCCGTGGAGGAGGCGGAGTGGGTCCACGCGGACGCCTGCGAGCTCTCCTCGCTGGAGGAGGCCGGCGTCGAGAGCTGTGACGTCGTCATCGCCGCCACCGGGGACGACAAGGTGAACCTGGTCGTCTCGCTCCTGGCGAAGACCGAGTTCGGCGTGCGGCGCGTGGTGGCCCGGGTCAACGACCCGCGCAACGAGTGGCTGTTCGGCGAGAACTGGGGCGTCGACGTCTCGGTCTCGACGCCCAGGATGCTGGCCGCGCTCGTGGAGGAGGCCGTGGCCGTCGGTGACCTCGTGCGGCTGATGACGTTCCGCCAGGGTCAGGCGAACCTGGTCGAGGTGACCCTGCCGTCGGAGACCCGCCTGGCCGGGCGCCCGGTGAAGGACCTCAAGCTGCCGCCGGACTCGGCACTGGTCACGATCCTGCGGGGCGGACGGGTGATCGTCCCGCAGGCCGACGACGCGCTGGAACCGGGCGACGAGCTGCTGTTCGTGGCCACCGCGGCCGTCGAGGAGGAGATCCGCTCGGCCGTGGTCGACGGGCCCTGA
- a CDS encoding potassium channel family protein: MYVVIMGCGRVGASLSAGLERLGHEVAVIDKDPQAFRRLGPDFHGRQVVGFGFHREVLVEAGIEKADAFAAVSSGDNSNILSARVARETFGVERVVARIYDAKRAAVYERLGIPTVATVPWTTDRFMRMVLPDGVATAWREPAGTVAVLPLPLHEDWVGRPIRELEEATGCRVAFIVRFGTGVLPRGDTAVQAEDTVYVAAVSGTVSDVTTAAAAPPQEG; this comes from the coding sequence ATGTATGTCGTGATCATGGGATGCGGGCGCGTCGGCGCCTCGCTGTCCGCGGGTCTGGAGCGGCTCGGCCACGAGGTGGCCGTGATCGACAAGGACCCGCAGGCGTTCCGCAGGCTCGGCCCGGACTTCCACGGCCGCCAGGTCGTCGGGTTCGGCTTCCACCGCGAGGTCCTCGTCGAGGCCGGCATCGAGAAGGCGGACGCGTTCGCCGCCGTCTCCAGCGGGGACAACTCGAACATCCTCTCCGCCCGGGTGGCCCGGGAGACCTTCGGCGTCGAGCGCGTCGTCGCCCGCATCTACGACGCCAAGCGCGCCGCCGTCTACGAGCGGCTCGGCATCCCGACCGTCGCGACGGTGCCGTGGACCACGGACCGGTTCATGCGGATGGTGCTCCCGGACGGCGTCGCGACGGCGTGGCGGGAGCCCGCCGGGACGGTCGCGGTCCTGCCGCTGCCGTTGCACGAGGACTGGGTCGGCCGCCCGATCCGGGAGCTGGAGGAGGCGACGGGCTGCCGGGTCGCCTTCATCGTCCGGTTCGGCACCGGCGTGCTCCCCCGCGGGGACACCGCCGTGCAGGCCGAGGACACGGTCTACGTGGCCGCGGTCTCCGGCACGGTCAGCGACGTCACCACGGCTGCGGCGGCCCCGCCGCAGGAAGGTTGA
- a CDS encoding APC family permease: MSKLGVAVKRILVGRPQRSDRLQSTLLSKRIALPVFASDAMSSVAYAPEEIFLTLSVAGVAAYSLSPWIGLAVVVVLLTVVTSYRQNVHAYPSGGGDYEVATVNLGRRAGLTVASALLVDYTLTVAVSISAAAANIGALVPFVATHKVGFAVVAIALLTTVNLRGIRESGTAFAIPVYAFMIGIGTMILWGLTRILLLGQDVHTASTDLHLVAEGDAFTGMALVLLVLRAFTQGAAALTGVEAISNGVPAFRKPKSKNAATTLLLLGTISVAMFMGLIALAQLTGVKIAEDPARQFPDAPPGYVQQTMVAQLADAVFQGFRPGFFFVVIMTALILVLAANTAFNGFPVLGSILSQDRFLPRQLHTRGDRLAFSNGILILAALAIVLVIGFQAEVTRLIPLYTVGVFVSFTLSQTGMVRHWKRLLADETDPAARRRMRRSQTINGFGAIMTGTVLVTVLITKFLLGAWIAIAAMAGFYVLMVAIQKHYDRVSAELQAGESDAVLPSRNHGVVLVSTLHKPTLRALAYARAARPDVLEAVTVNVDDADTKRLFRDWEKRKIPVALKVIESPYREITKPVLDYVKRIRTDNPRDVVTVYIPEYVVGHWWEQLLHNQSALRLKSRLLFQPGVMVTSVPWQLDSSQRSHVLSPHYAPGASRRGYPSMQQLPGESGSPAEPVPAAVRAGKPRKDDRVS, from the coding sequence GTGTCCAAGCTCGGCGTCGCCGTGAAGCGCATCCTGGTCGGTCGCCCGCAGCGGAGCGACCGGCTGCAGAGCACGCTGCTGTCCAAGCGCATCGCGCTGCCCGTGTTCGCCTCCGACGCGATGTCCTCCGTGGCGTACGCGCCCGAGGAGATCTTCCTGACCCTGTCCGTCGCGGGCGTGGCCGCGTACTCGCTGTCCCCGTGGATCGGCCTCGCGGTCGTGGTCGTGCTGCTCACGGTGGTCACGAGCTACCGGCAGAACGTGCACGCCTACCCGTCGGGCGGCGGGGACTACGAGGTCGCGACGGTCAACCTGGGCCGACGTGCGGGGCTCACGGTCGCGAGCGCCCTGCTGGTCGACTACACGCTGACCGTCGCGGTGTCGATCTCGGCGGCCGCGGCCAACATCGGCGCGCTCGTCCCGTTCGTCGCCACGCACAAGGTGGGGTTCGCGGTGGTCGCGATCGCCCTGCTCACCACGGTGAACCTGCGCGGGATCCGGGAGTCCGGGACGGCGTTCGCGATCCCCGTCTACGCGTTCATGATCGGTATCGGCACGATGATCCTCTGGGGGCTCACCCGGATCCTGCTGCTCGGCCAGGACGTGCACACCGCCAGCACGGACCTGCACCTCGTCGCGGAAGGGGACGCGTTCACCGGCATGGCGCTGGTGCTGCTCGTCCTGCGGGCGTTCACCCAGGGCGCGGCGGCGCTGACGGGCGTCGAGGCGATCAGCAACGGCGTCCCGGCCTTCCGCAAGCCCAAGTCCAAGAACGCGGCGACGACGTTGCTGCTGCTCGGCACGATCTCGGTCGCCATGTTCATGGGCCTGATCGCCCTGGCCCAGCTCACCGGCGTCAAGATCGCGGAGGACCCGGCGCGGCAGTTCCCCGACGCGCCCCCGGGCTACGTGCAGCAGACGATGGTCGCGCAGCTGGCCGACGCCGTGTTCCAAGGTTTCCGGCCAGGGTTCTTCTTCGTCGTGATCATGACGGCGCTGATCCTGGTGCTCGCGGCCAACACGGCGTTCAACGGCTTCCCGGTGCTCGGCTCGATCCTCTCGCAGGACCGGTTCCTGCCCCGGCAGCTGCACACCCGCGGGGACCGCCTGGCGTTCTCCAACGGCATCCTGATCCTCGCCGCGCTGGCCATCGTGCTGGTGATCGGCTTCCAGGCGGAGGTCACCCGGCTCATCCCGCTCTACACGGTCGGGGTCTTCGTGTCGTTCACCCTGAGCCAGACGGGCATGGTGCGGCACTGGAAACGCCTGCTCGCCGACGAGACGGACCCCGCCGCGCGGCGGCGGATGCGCCGCTCGCAGACCATCAACGGGTTCGGCGCGATCATGACCGGGACCGTGCTGGTCACCGTGCTGATCACGAAGTTCCTCCTCGGCGCGTGGATCGCGATCGCCGCGATGGCCGGGTTCTACGTGCTGATGGTGGCCATCCAGAAGCACTACGACCGGGTGTCGGCGGAGCTGCAGGCGGGGGAGTCGGACGCGGTCCTGCCGTCCCGCAACCACGGCGTCGTGCTCGTCTCCACCCTGCACAAGCCCACGCTGCGGGCGCTCGCCTACGCCCGTGCGGCCCGGCCGGACGTCCTCGAGGCGGTCACGGTCAACGTCGACGACGCGGACACCAAGAGGCTCTTCCGGGACTGGGAGAAGCGGAAGATCCCGGTGGCGCTGAAGGTGATCGAGTCCCCGTACCGGGAGATCACCAAGCCGGTCCTGGACTACGTGAAGCGGATCCGCACCGACAACCCGCGCGACGTCGTCACCGTCTACATCCCGGAGTACGTCGTCGGCCACTGGTGGGAGCAGTTGCTGCACAACCAGAGCGCCCTGCGGCTGAAGAGCAGGCTGCTCTTCCAGCCCGGGGTGATGGTCACGAGCGTGCCCTGGCAGCTCGACTCCTCGCAGCGCTCCCACGTGCTGAGCCCGCACTACGCGCCCGGGGCCTCCCGGCGCGGGTACCCGTCGATGCAGCAGCTGCCGGGGGAGTCGGGCTCGCCCGCCGAGCCCGTGCCGGCCGCTGTCCGCGCGGGAAAACCCCGGAAGGACGACCGTGTCTCCTGA
- a CDS encoding class I SAM-dependent RNA methyltransferase, producing the protein MSPEAAVTRTPAPDWTDRVLELEIGPIAHGGHCVARTDPDDEGGRGRVVFVRHALPGERVRAVVTEDQGGGFCRADAIAVLEPSPDRVAAPCPWARAGGCGGCDLQHVEPGAQRRLKTAVLHEQLRRLAGLSSDVVVEELPGGSLGWRHRLRLAVDDEGAPGLRAHRSHEVVPISDCLLAPEGLLDGVLGAPYPPGDEVDVALDADGVRHVGVVSTAGYNGGSVQRAAGREWELSPGAFWQVHPALADTLVDVVREWAAAPAGGTAWDLYGGVGLFAAVLAEQVGPDGRVSVVESSRRAVEDGRSALRDLRQITWRAGRAEALVTALPDPDVVVADPPRKGLGRAMVDEICSRSPKRVVHVACDPAALARDVGLFAERGYALTALRAFDAFPMTHHFECVALLEPVRE; encoded by the coding sequence GTGTCTCCTGAAGCCGCCGTGACGAGGACCCCGGCCCCGGACTGGACCGACCGCGTCCTGGAGCTCGAGATCGGGCCGATCGCGCACGGCGGGCACTGCGTCGCGCGCACGGACCCGGACGACGAGGGCGGCCGCGGCCGGGTCGTGTTCGTCCGGCACGCGCTGCCGGGGGAGCGGGTGCGCGCCGTCGTCACCGAGGACCAGGGCGGCGGGTTCTGCCGCGCGGACGCGATCGCCGTGCTGGAGCCGTCGCCGGACCGCGTCGCCGCGCCCTGCCCGTGGGCCCGCGCGGGCGGCTGCGGAGGCTGCGACCTGCAGCACGTCGAGCCCGGCGCGCAGCGCAGGCTGAAGACGGCGGTGCTGCACGAACAGCTCCGGCGGCTCGCGGGCCTCTCCTCGGACGTCGTCGTCGAGGAACTGCCCGGCGGCTCGCTCGGCTGGCGGCACCGGCTGCGGCTCGCGGTGGACGACGAGGGCGCGCCCGGGCTGCGGGCGCACCGCAGCCACGAGGTCGTCCCGATCTCGGACTGCCTGCTCGCCCCGGAGGGCCTGCTCGACGGCGTCCTCGGCGCCCCCTACCCGCCCGGGGACGAGGTCGACGTCGCCCTGGACGCGGACGGGGTGCGGCACGTCGGCGTCGTCTCCACGGCCGGGTACAACGGCGGTTCGGTGCAGCGGGCGGCGGGCCGGGAGTGGGAGCTCTCGCCCGGTGCGTTCTGGCAGGTCCACCCCGCGCTGGCGGACACGCTCGTCGACGTCGTGCGCGAGTGGGCCGCCGCGCCGGCCGGGGGCACCGCGTGGGACCTCTACGGCGGGGTCGGGCTCTTCGCCGCGGTGCTCGCCGAGCAGGTCGGGCCGGACGGGCGGGTGAGCGTCGTCGAGTCGTCGCGCCGGGCCGTCGAGGACGGGCGGAGCGCGCTGCGGGATCTGCGGCAGATCACGTGGCGGGCGGGACGGGCGGAGGCGCTGGTCACCGCGCTGCCGGACCCGGACGTCGTGGTCGCGGACCCGCCGCGGAAGGGCCTGGGCAGGGCGATGGTCGACGAGATCTGCTCGCGCTCGCCGAAGCGCGTCGTGCACGTCGCGTGCGACCCGGCGGCGCTGGCCCGGGACGTCGGCCTCTTCGCGGAGCGGGGCTACGCGCTCACCGCGCTGCGCGCCTTCGACGCCTTCCCGATGACGCACCACTTCGAGTGCGTTGCGCTCCTCGAGCCTGTGCGCGAATAA
- a CDS encoding FAS1-like dehydratase domain-containing protein — translation MTGLADHVADWKPEPLEETDIVGAWPSGAFAALLDQPTPIDERDAPLPLGWHRFHFLEAPATAELGEDGHVREGRFLPPIPNRRRMFAGGRLMVHSPIRVGDEIVRRSEVTSVEPKSGRSGEMLFVTLRQEFRRDGLLLLVEEEDAVYRQQEPGTPRATPQAPAPSELPDAAPWRAMLHPDEAMLLRFSALTYNAHRIHYDLPYAREVEGFPGLLVHGPLLALLLLELPRRFAPDRQVTEFSYRLRSPSFAGAPIVADGTPTDTGVDLAAGVPGAAPAITGTATFA, via the coding sequence ATGACCGGACTCGCCGACCACGTGGCCGACTGGAAGCCCGAGCCGCTCGAGGAGACGGACATCGTCGGGGCCTGGCCCTCCGGTGCGTTCGCGGCGCTGCTCGACCAGCCCACCCCGATCGACGAGCGGGACGCGCCGTTGCCGCTCGGCTGGCACCGCTTCCACTTCCTGGAGGCGCCGGCGACGGCGGAGCTGGGCGAGGACGGGCACGTGCGCGAGGGCCGATTCCTCCCGCCGATCCCGAACCGCCGCCGGATGTTCGCGGGCGGCCGGCTCATGGTGCACTCGCCGATCCGCGTCGGTGACGAGATCGTGCGGCGCAGCGAGGTCACATCCGTCGAGCCGAAGTCCGGGCGCAGCGGCGAGATGCTGTTCGTGACACTGCGCCAGGAGTTCCGGCGGGACGGGCTGCTGCTCCTCGTCGAGGAGGAGGACGCGGTCTACCGGCAGCAGGAGCCCGGCACGCCGCGCGCCACCCCGCAGGCCCCGGCGCCCTCCGAGCTGCCGGACGCGGCGCCGTGGCGGGCGATGCTACATCCCGACGAGGCGATGCTGCTGCGGTTCAGCGCGCTCACCTACAACGCGCACCGCATCCACTACGACCTGCCGTACGCCCGCGAGGTCGAGGGCTTCCCGGGCCTGCTCGTGCACGGTCCGCTGCTCGCGCTGCTGCTCCTGGAGCTGCCGCGGAGGTTCGCGCCGGACCGCCAGGTGACCGAGTTCTCCTACCGCCTGCGGTCCCCGTCGTTCGCGGGTGCCCCGATCGTCGCCGACGGCACCCCGACGGACACCGGCGTCGATCTCGCCGCCGGGGTCCCGGGAGCCGCCCCGGCCATCACCGGCACGGCCACCTTCGCCTGA
- a CDS encoding Tex family protein: MPQRIADEIGVRTNQVVAAVDLLDGGSTVPFIARYRKEATEELDDAQLRTLEERLRYLRELEERRTAVLDEIRKQGKLDEVLEARILAAESKARLEDIYLPFKPKRRTKAMVARENGLEPLADALFGDPTLDPQTTAADYLNDNVADAAAALEGARSILVERFSEEADLIGGLRERMWSKGVLVSKVREGKETEGAKFSDYFDFSEPFTKLPSHRILAVFRGEKEEILDVALEPDSQPVEPGRRSDYETLIAAHVGISDQGRAADKWLNDVVRWTWRTRILLHLGIDIRVRLRTAAEEGAIGVFASNLRDLLLAAPAGTRTTMGLDPGLRTGVKVAVVDGTGKVLAKETVYPHEPRKDWKGALATLSKLAAAHQVELIAIGNGTASRETDALAGELVAQNPALKMTKVMVSEAGASVYSASAYASASFPDLDVSIRGAVSIARRLQDPLAELVKIDPKSIGVGQYQHDLPESSLSRSLDAVVEDCVNAVGVDLNSASAPLLRRVSGISESLAAGIVAHRDANGPFRTRTALADVPRLGPKAFEQCAGFLRIRGGDEPLDVSGVHPESYPVVRKMVAAAKVQGIGELIGNAPKLKTLQPKRFVDDQIGLITVTDILAELEKPGRDPRPAFRTATFAEGVHKIADLRPGMLLEGVVTNVAAFGAFVDVGVHQDGLVHVSAMSKDFVSDPREVVKSGDVVRVKVMEVDEARKRISLTLRLDDEPGAGKGKRPARGDGAQGQGQAGRRDERGGDRRGGPRGGKPSGGGKPGGKQDDRRGSGQRQDKPAPLSNAMADALKRAGFK, encoded by the coding sequence ATCCCGCAGCGGATCGCCGACGAGATCGGGGTGCGCACCAACCAGGTCGTCGCCGCCGTCGACCTGCTCGACGGCGGTTCCACCGTCCCCTTCATCGCCCGTTACCGGAAGGAGGCGACCGAGGAGCTCGACGACGCGCAGCTGCGTACCCTCGAGGAGCGCCTCCGCTACCTCCGCGAGCTGGAGGAGCGCCGTACCGCCGTCCTCGACGAGATCCGCAAGCAGGGCAAGCTCGACGAGGTCCTGGAGGCGCGGATCCTCGCCGCCGAGTCCAAGGCCCGCCTCGAGGACATCTACCTGCCGTTCAAGCCGAAGCGCCGCACCAAGGCGATGGTGGCCCGCGAGAACGGCCTCGAGCCGCTCGCGGACGCGCTGTTCGGGGACCCGACGCTGGACCCGCAGACCACCGCGGCGGACTACCTGAACGACAACGTGGCGGACGCCGCCGCAGCCCTCGAGGGTGCCCGGTCGATCCTGGTCGAGCGGTTCTCCGAGGAGGCCGATCTCATCGGCGGCCTGCGCGAGCGCATGTGGTCCAAGGGCGTGCTCGTCTCCAAGGTCCGCGAGGGCAAGGAGACCGAGGGCGCCAAGTTCTCGGACTACTTCGACTTCTCCGAGCCCTTCACCAAGCTGCCCAGCCACCGGATCCTCGCGGTGTTCCGCGGGGAGAAGGAGGAGATCCTCGACGTCGCGCTGGAGCCGGACTCCCAGCCGGTCGAGCCCGGCCGGCGCTCGGACTACGAGACCCTGATCGCCGCGCACGTCGGGATCTCGGACCAGGGCCGCGCGGCGGACAAGTGGCTGAACGACGTCGTCCGCTGGACCTGGCGCACCCGCATCCTGCTGCACCTGGGCATCGACATCCGGGTCCGGCTGCGCACCGCCGCGGAGGAGGGCGCCATCGGCGTCTTCGCCTCCAACCTCCGGGACCTGCTGCTCGCCGCGCCGGCCGGCACCCGCACGACCATGGGCTTGGACCCGGGCCTGCGGACCGGCGTCAAGGTCGCGGTCGTCGACGGCACCGGCAAGGTGCTGGCCAAGGAGACGGTCTACCCGCACGAGCCCCGCAAGGACTGGAAGGGTGCCCTCGCGACGCTGTCGAAGCTCGCCGCGGCCCACCAGGTCGAGCTGATCGCGATCGGCAACGGCACGGCGTCCCGTGAGACGGACGCGCTGGCCGGTGAGCTCGTCGCGCAGAACCCCGCGCTGAAGATGACCAAGGTGATGGTCAGCGAGGCCGGGGCGTCGGTCTACTCGGCGTCCGCGTACGCGTCGGCCAGCTTCCCGGACCTGGACGTCTCCATCCGCGGCGCCGTCTCCATCGCGCGCCGGCTGCAGGACCCGCTGGCCGAGCTGGTCAAGATCGATCCGAAGTCCATCGGCGTCGGGCAGTACCAGCACGACCTTCCCGAGTCGTCGCTCTCGCGCTCGCTCGACGCCGTCGTCGAGGACTGTGTGAACGCCGTCGGCGTGGACCTGAACAGTGCGTCCGCCCCGCTGCTGCGCCGGGTGTCCGGGATCAGCGAGTCGCTGGCCGCCGGGATCGTGGCGCACCGCGACGCGAACGGCCCGTTCCGCACCCGCACCGCCCTGGCCGACGTGCCCCGGCTCGGCCCGAAGGCGTTCGAGCAGTGCGCGGGCTTCCTGCGGATCCGGGGCGGCGACGAGCCGCTGGACGTCTCGGGCGTGCACCCGGAGTCCTACCCGGTGGTCCGGAAGATGGTCGCCGCCGCGAAGGTCCAGGGGATCGGCGAGCTGATCGGCAACGCGCCGAAGCTCAAGACCCTGCAGCCGAAGCGGTTCGTCGACGACCAGATCGGTCTGATCACCGTCACGGACATCCTCGCCGAGCTGGAGAAGCCCGGCCGGGACCCCCGTCCCGCGTTCCGCACCGCGACCTTCGCCGAGGGCGTGCACAAGATCGCGGACCTGCGGCCGGGGATGCTGCTGGAGGGCGTGGTCACCAATGTCGCCGCCTTCGGCGCGTTCGTCGACGTCGGGGTGCACCAGGACGGGCTCGTGCACGTCTCGGCGATGTCGAAGGACTTCGTCTCGGACCCGCGCGAGGTCGTGAAGTCGGGCGACGTGGTCCGGGTCAAGGTCATGGAGGTCGACGAGGCCCGCAAGCGGATCTCGCTGACCCTGCGCCTCGACGACGAGCCGGGCGCAGGCAAGGGCAAGCGGCCTGCCAGAGGAGACGGCGCGCAGGGACAGGGTCAGGCCGGCCGCCGGGACGAGCGCGGCGGAGACCGCCGGGGCGGGCCCCGCGGCGGCAAGCCGAGCGGCGGCGGCAAGCCCGGCGGGAAGCAGGATGACCGGCGCGGGAGCGGGCAGCGTCAGGACAAGCCGGCCCCGCTGAGCAACGCGATGGCGGACGCACTGAAGCGGGCCGGCTTCAAGTAA
- a CDS encoding tyrosine-protein phosphatase: MTASLLPATLRTLANLRDVGGLRTDDGRVVRSGVLLRSDAPQIGDAEFPAPHPSTVIDLRSAKEIDVAVHPLAAVADVHHVALGESLHPERVAATPAAERDLAWAYRLIVLEATAELARIVRIVASASGPVLVHCAAGKDRTGIVVAVLLRAAGVRRDDVMADYLRTNDNLERLWARLTAAGAHLPSNSDALFGVDARVLAAALDEFERHEGGIRGHLLAHGTAPADLDTLAARLVR; this comes from the coding sequence GTGACCGCCTCGCTGCTGCCCGCCACTCTGCGGACCCTCGCCAACCTGCGCGACGTCGGAGGGCTGCGCACCGACGACGGTCGTGTCGTCCGGTCCGGGGTCCTGCTCCGGAGCGACGCCCCGCAGATCGGGGACGCGGAGTTCCCAGCGCCGCACCCGTCGACCGTGATCGACCTGCGCTCCGCCAAGGAGATCGACGTGGCCGTGCACCCGCTCGCCGCGGTGGCGGACGTGCACCACGTCGCGCTCGGCGAGTCCCTGCACCCGGAGCGGGTCGCCGCAACGCCGGCCGCCGAGCGGGACCTCGCGTGGGCCTACCGGCTCATCGTCCTGGAGGCGACGGCCGAGCTGGCCCGGATCGTGCGGATCGTCGCCTCGGCGAGTGGCCCCGTGCTCGTCCACTGCGCCGCGGGCAAGGACCGCACCGGGATCGTCGTGGCCGTGCTGCTGCGGGCGGCGGGGGTTCGCCGCGACGACGTCATGGCGGACTACCTGCGCACCAACGACAACCTCGAGCGCCTCTGGGCCCGGCTCACCGCCGCGGGTGCGCACCTGCCCTCGAACAGCGACGCCCTGTTCGGCGTCGACGCCCGGGTGCTGGCGGCGGCCCTCGACGAGTTCGAGCGCCACGAGGGCGGGATCCGCGGCCACTTGCTGGCGCACGGCACCGCACCGGCCGACCTCGACACGCTCGCCGCCCGCCTCGTGCGCTGA